The DNA region CTTTATCAGTCAGTTTAAGTGCTTTTAATTGAGCAAAATAGGGTAATTTTAACGCACCGTTAATTTCTTCTTTTAAAATTTTAACTGCGCCATAACGATACTGAGGATAAATTAAAGTAACACCAATATCTAATCCTAAAGGCTTTGTCTTTGATTTATATTTAGACTTGCCACTACGCGATCTCTTCCAACCATATTGAGTTTTAGATAACTGAGTTGCTGTTAAGTCAAAATGAGTTTTATCTAAAAATTCTCCTTTAATTTTTAACCATCTTAACTGATAATTATCTATTTTCCAATTTGGCTTATAAGGATGGGAAACAGTACTAAATTTATTTTCTTTTTCTTCAAGATTTTTTAAATTTAAATACACCTCTACTTTAGTCATAATATCCATATCTCTAGCAAACATTTGCAATCCTTGCTGAGTTAATTGAATTCTATAGTTATTCTTAGATAATTTTTTATATTCATTTGCTTTAAAAAACACATAAATACTAGTACATAACAAATATATACTACTTATAATTAATAAATTAATAATAATATTTACAGCAGAAATATTAAACATATTAGGTAATAACATAGCTAAAGTAATTGCAACAATAAAACCTAATATATAGTAAGTTCCCTTTTGATTATAATTATCTTGTTTTGCCTTAGCTGCTATTATTGTTTCGGATATTTTCTGTAAATCAGTCAAGATAATAGTAACACTATCTGTCTGATCATAGGTGAGTTTTTCGCGAAATTGATGCGACTGAATAGTCATATCATTTTTTGATTATGAAAATAAGTTAATATGTATTGATTTTTGAGTTTGCGAAAATGACTAGATTGATTTTTATTTATAAATATGAATTTATAATTACTTCTAAAAAATAAAAATTATCAATGAAGATATCGCAGCCGCAAGTATAACAAACCCAAAAAATAGCGTCAATAAATACATTTAAGTATTTATGTCTAAATCAAGGTTAGCTTACGTTTCTTTTGATAATTTTCCCGGTTCCAAGGGTGCGGCAATTCATATTGCTGCTTTTTCTCAAGCTTTAGCAGCAACCTTTGGTGATGTTCAGCTAGTAACGGTTTCTCCTACAGTCGAAATATTAAAGGAAAATGAAATTTACCCACAGGTTAGACAAACGATGTTGCCTGCTATCGGTAAGACGTTAATTCATCGAGTTTTATCTTTCCGTCGTTCCTTACAAATGTGGTTTCAAGGAAAGAGGTTTGAGGTGGTGCAGATTCGTTCGATTTATGAAGGTTTGCCGATCGCACTCAATAAAAAACAATATTGTGATCGCTTAATTTTTGAAGTTAATGGTTTGCCTTCAATTGAGCTGAAGTATCGCTATCCAGCCATAGCTGATGATAAAGAATTACTACATAAACTACGTTCTCAAGAACAAATTTGTCTGGAAGTAGCCGATTTAATAGTTACACCCAGTACTATCACTAGTCAGTATTTGCAAAGTAGGGGAATTTCATCCCAAAAAATTCGTGTAATTCCCAATGGTGTAGATTTGAAAGTTTTTACCTATTTTTCAGGTGCTATATCTTGTAGTTTGGGCTTCTTGTCTAGTTTACAAGATAAGTTTTTGCCTGGTTGGGATACTGGTAATACACCTTTACAAATGCTTTACTTTGGTACCCTTTCACCTTGGCAAGGTGTAAATCTAGCAATAGAAGCATTACAACTAATAAACCAAAATTTTCCTGCTTACCTAACAGTGATTGGGCAAGCAAGAAACTATCAAATTAAAGCTTTACAAAAATTAGCCTTCAAACTGGGAGTGGCAGACAAGCTAATTATTCTAGAACCAATGTCGCAAAGCCTATTGGTAAAATACATCCACGCTTCAAATTTAGTTTTGGCGCCACTTACACCTAGCGATCGCAATTTAGTTCAAGGTTGTTGTCCCCTCAAAATTTTAGAAGCAATGGCAACGGGAATACCAGTAATTGCTAGCGATTTGCCAGTAGTAAGAGAATTGGGAGTCGATGGAGTACATTTTCTATTAGTTAAGCCAGGTTCAGCAAAGGCAATTAAAGATGCTGCTTTGCGATTGCGTCAAGAGCCACAATTGACAAAACAACTAACAACAAATGCCCGTAAACGAATAGAGGAAACTTATACATGGGAATCTGCTGGTAAAGCTTTAATTGCAGCTTATACAGAATTGGGAATTAAACGCTCGATAATGGTTTGAAGTTGCTGTTTTTCTTGAAGTATGGAATGTTGTTTGAGGATGCGATCGCGTGCTGCTTGGCTAATTCTATTTTTTGCTTCTGGTGTCATTGCCAAATAATCTAGTACTGCCTCACCCAACTTGTGTAAATGAGAACGAGAAATCAAAAAGCCATTTTCTCCATGCGAAATCACCTCCGCAATTCCACCCGCATCGCTAGCAATGCAGCAACACCCACAAGCCATTGCCTCTAAGAGTGCATTCGGCATTCCCTCCCACAAGGATGGCTGAAGGTAAACATCGCATAACTGTAAATGTTGAGCGATCACCTTTGGGTTAGATAAATGCCCAGTAATAATTATGCGCAGTGCATTTTCTGGATACTGAGTTTTATATGATTGCAACACAGATTCTTCAACTGCCCTGATTTCTCCAATAATTAATAGACAAGCGGGGCGCTGCGTGCGAATTCTTGTCAAGGCATTGAGTAGAAACTGCTGTCCTTTTTTTTCCCGTAATTCTCCACAGAACCCCAATACTACTTCCTGTGGAGCAACTCCTAAAGACTCTCTAGTAACTTCTCCCTTTTTTGTAAGCAAAGAGGGACAAAATATTTCTATATTAACCGTATTTTTCAACACTACCACATCATTGCGCCCACTCAGTAAATTAACTTTGCCAGCCATATCAGCACTCACAGCTGTAATCATACTGGCATTTTGCAGCGTCCATTGCAGGCGAGCAAAATCTCCTGGTGGGAATATTTCTCTGTCAATATCATTACCACGAGCACTAACAGTGCTGGGCATACCTTTAAGTGCAGCAAACCAAGCAGCGAGAAAACCACTTGGAAACAGATAGTGTCCCTAAACAGCATCATAAGCACAACAGGAGTACAACCAGTCTAGGACATTTAGTGTGTGCGGCATCGTCATGTCCCAGTTACGATATAAACCAATACGATAAACACGAAATTGATTTTGTGGTTCAGGTGGCAAAACCTCACCTGGTTGGAGGTAACGACTCCAAGTAACAACATCTACATCGATATTTAACTGACTAAGTGTAGTCACCAATCGCGCCGCACTACTGGCTAACCCCCTAAGTCTGGTATAAATCTTTCTGTAAGAAATAAAAAACGTTTCATAAAAGCAAAAAGGAAGCAGCTTTTTTATACTGCTTCCCAAACAGAAGGGGGAAGATAAAACATAAACAAAATTTAAGTATGCTCAGTATACTAACTCTCTTGCATCACATAATTCAGTGATTCAACATTCTTCACTGTTTGGCTATCAACTGATAAAGGTATTGTGATCTGGAACTCAGTTCCCTGATCAGGTTGTGAAACACAACTAAGTTGTCCCTTGTGTTTTTCCACTACTATTTTATAACTGATTGACAAACCTAGCCCTGTGCCTTTTCCAACAGGTTTAGTTGTGAAAAACGGATCAAAAATTTGTGATTTAATAGCATCAGGTATACCTGAACCATTATCAGCAATTCTAATTAAAACAGAGTGATTTTCTAATAGTTCTGTAGCAATTGTAATTTTACTTTGAGGAGCTTGGTTGTCTGCCATAGAGTTTGTACTTTTGTGGCCATCTAGCGCATCAATCGCATTACTAATTACATTCATAAATACTTGATTAAGTTGACCAGGGTAGCACTCTACTAAAGGCAAATTTTCATATTTTTTCATAATTTCTATACCAGAACGATTTGATTGAGTTTTGAGCCGATGTTGCAAAATGAGTAAAGTACTATCTATTCCTTCATGAATATCAACCCTTTTCATCTCGGCTTCATCCAAGCGGGAGAAGTTGCGAAGAGATAATACTATCTCAGTAATACGTTCTGCACCTATTTTTATAGAATTGATGATTTGTGGTAAATCATCAGTTAAGTATTCTAAATCAATCTTTTTAAGATAATCTTGAATTTCTGATATTTGATTACAATTATACCTTTGATAAATTTTCACTAAGTTTAATAAGTCTTGTGCGTATTCTTCAACATAATTTATATTGCCATAAATAAAATTAATAGGATTATTAATTTCATGAGCTATACCTGCCACCATTTGTCCAAGACTAGACATTTTTTCCGCTTGAACTAATTGAGCTTGGGCATCTTGCAACTCTACTAAAGATTTTTTTAATCTTTCCGCCTGCGATTTAGCAATTTTAGCTAAGTTTTCCTTGATTTGCAGCGCACTCTTTAATTCCATTTGTTGCTGAGTTAGTTCCGCTGTTAACTTTTCATTATCAGCTAAAGCTATATTCTTAGCTTGTAGTAAAAAAATAAAATCAACAATCGGATCGTGAATGGCAAAATCCTTGAGTTTAAGACCAAAAGGAGCAAGACTATTAGTATCAGTTATCCAGGGAGAACCAATAAAAAATACTAAGTCCTGCTCTAATTGATAAATCATTTGTCCCTTAAGCTGCATTCCATTGTGGAGAAATTCTAAGATGAAAAGAGCGCGAGACTGTTTAATAACGGCATCAAAATTAATTGAAATATTTGGACGATTAATTTGAAAATACTGTTCAAAATAGTTGCCAATTATTTCTTTAGGACAAATCCGTTCTAGAACAGAACCAACTTGTATAATTTCCAATTTGCGGTTAATTACAAAATGAAATGGAAATACTTTTGCAAATGAATCAAACGAAAGACTCAACTGAGTAAGAATCATGTTGTTCTCATTGTGGTTTATATTTCACCAAAAATTCATCATGTTCAGCCCCTTCTTCCCGACTTTGGGTTTGGGTAATATCAACTTCGGTATCAAATCTTGTTCCCAATCCCTTAACTAAACCAATCACCATTGGAGCTAGTCCTTCTCTATTTGAACGATAGTGTAAGCTCAAAGTATCTTCTTCTGTATCTGTACACTCAAAAGATGGAGGTTGAAGTTTAGGAAAACTAATTCCTACGCGAGCATGAAGGTTATCGAGATTTTCTAGAAATTCAACTAAGTTATCCCCACTCATATCCATCAGTTCACCGTAACCCTCCTGTGCTGTATACTGCACCCAATATTCTCCGAAAGCTTGCATAATTGCTTGAGGTGACAGATTAAGTACAGCACTAGCAGCTTTTACTAGCCTATGAGTTATGTCATCAGGATAAGCTTCCATTCTGATAAAAACATCTACTTCTATCTCTGCTTTTTGCTTAATTTCTTCCCAAATCTTTTCGTCAAACTGACTACATACCATATCTTGAATTGCTTTATTGACTAACCCGTACATTCAGCCTCCTAATGTTTATATTTAATTTCAATTTTTTTACTTGGAATCCAACTCAAGAATAAATTTTACACACTGTTTTGAAAGCTTTTTTCATAGCCAAACTTTGCTTTTACTCTATAGTTGGAGAAAAGAGAAAAATAAAGTAGGCTGGATGCTATTTTAGTTGCTAAATCCAGCACACTTACAACAGTATTTTTACTTTTTCTTGTTATACGTTCATAAGCATCAATGAATTAGTAATCAAGCTAGACTCATTTATTTGACGCTGAACTCCATTAAAGAATTGCACACGAGCATTCATTGCCTCTAAAATAGCAAGTTTTATCTTGTCTAACTCATCATTTGTGGTTAGCCGAGGTTCAATCAGTGCTGCTAACTTTGCTGCATGACTATCATCCACATCAATATGTACTTCAAAAAATATCAAAGACTCTTTCGGTAAAGGTGCAGCGCCAATGATGCCTTGATAAAGTTGAGTATATAGTGTACTCACAATACCTTCGGAAGCGTAACACACTGCACCAAGAGCACCTAAAAAACCATACTTGTGTGGTATTTGTAGGTAGGTATTAACTAAGGCTTGAGTTTCAAGAGTTGGAGCCTGTATGGCAAGAATCTCATCATCAATACCAAGTACACGTGTGAAGCGACGAAATAATTCTGGATGAGACTGATTTAAATCTCCTTGTCCCATTTCGTCAAATAGATTTTCTAGGATGACTAACTGAGCACTTTCATCTTTACAGCAAGATAAAATGCTAGCCAAGATACGATTAAATTCTTTAGAGAATTTGTACATTTGAACAGCTAGTATTTGTACCTCTTGCAAAGACAATTGCCTAGCACGACAACGGCTTAAAAATTCATGATTCCAAAGGGGATGATTAGCCGTAATTCCACGTAAAGATTCCTGAACTTTATTAAAAGAAGATAAGTTTTTCATCGTGATACCTGTATAGCGAGATGAAGTGGTAAATCAATCAAAGGACGGAAGAATAATTCATCAAGTGCTATATGTTCTGGAGTAACTCGTAATTCTTTTAGGTTTGGCATCGTATTGAAGCCAGCTTTTTTGAGAGCATCAAAATAGTCTTCTAAGGTTTTATGAACTAATTGCACATTTAGCCAAGAACCGTCTCTTTTCCATATCCGCCCTGGAAATTGCCAATCTCGTTTACTGAAATAGCCTCTACCTTTAACTTCAAAATAGAAGGGATAAGCAGCTTCTCGCATATAAGGAAAGGATGGATGGGGAACGCTGAAAACAAATTTACCCCCAGGGCAAAGTATGCGTGCGACTTCAGCTATGCATTGCTGAGTTTGAGCAGTTGTTAAGTAATTAAAAAGGAAAACTGCAACTACTAAGTCAAATGTACGATCGCCAAATTGTTTGAGCTCGGTAGCACACCCTACTTGATAGTGAATACCTAAGGAAACTTCTGCTTCCTGCAAGCTGGCTGCGGCAATCATACCTTCGGAAATATCCATACCAAATACTTGTGCCGCACCTCTTTTACGTAATTCTCGGCTGCAATAACCTTCGCCACAACCAAGATCGAGTACTCGCAAACCCCTAACAGGCTCGCAAAGTTCTAGCACAAAGGGGCGTGCTGTAAAGTCAGACAGTGAAGCAGGTTCTCCTCTAACCCACTGTGATGCTGTTCTGTCATAAAGGTTTTTAGTGGAATTATGATTATTGGAACTTGTCATTTATCTGTTTTTTATGTCTTCTAATTAATTTATTTAGTTAAACTCCTGAAGTTTGCATAAATAGCTGGTAAATACTTTTAAATTATTTTCAAAATATTTACAGCCTATTTCAGAAGTAAAACAGCCTTTCTACCTGATTCTGATTCCTAGATTGTATACTTCACTAAATTGTATACTTCACTAACTAGCATTCAATTGTCATTAGCAATATACAATCCACCAAATACAAAGTATTTAAAACGAACATTTTTGAGCATCAAGCCTGAAAAACTTATTAAAATGACTCAAACTCAACTTCTGGTCAATCAATCTGCCCTTTTCTAAGAAAAATAAGTTTTTATCAGCTACCTATAGTTTTAGCAATTGTATATTTTGTTGATAATGTTGATTTTACTGATTTTTCTGACTTTGATATTAAGAAGTTACTAAAGTAAGCCAAAACTATATTGTTTACACTATCTTCTATTTATTTACTAGAAAATTCATACAAAGCTAGATAATACCTCAATAAAATTTCATGTTTTTTAGATTAAGCTTCATAATTAAATATACTTTAAAAAAAATAAATACTTTTCCTTATGTCTTTATTTCTAATTTATAGAGTTTTTCCGGGTTACTACTCTTTTAACTTCATTTGTATTCATTCAATATAAGGTTATTGGTTTTCATTAGATTTGATTAGTAAGCACTCTATTAGTAATCTAGAAAACTAGTAGAATTTTTCATTCAGAAATAATATTCCTCTATTTATAAACCCAAATTATTCAATCACTAAAATTAAGTAAGGATAATCATGAAAGGATTATTAGCTAAAGCAGAACTAAACAAGCATTCAGAATATGAGCGCGCGATCGCATTCTCTCAACTAGGCGATCAACTATTTGATGAACTTAGCGATCGCATTGCTACCAAACGACTGTACCGACTACTTTTTGAACACAAACTCAAGCCTGAACTCTTCCAGCAAATCAAAATTGCAGCGGCAACTTACATTTCAGCTTGTTTAAATAGCCCTATCATTCTCTCAGAACCACAAATGCTTCAGAGATTGCTAGAAGCAAAAAATACTCTGTCTAACTATACCGGAACTGGACTTTTGATGCCAAAGCGAGAACACACTCTAGCTTTTAACCTTTTTCAAAAAAGTGTTGCTGAAGCTTTTTACCAATTAGGAGCAAATGACTTAATCGATGCAGTAGATTTGCCAGTAAATCTCCGCATGGTATACGGCAAAACCGAGCCAGAAAAATCTCGTTTACCCTTTGCTAGCTCAAAATGTCATAGCGATGTTTGGGCAGGAGTTCCAGCAGATGCAACAGTAGTAATTTTGCCGTTGTTTGGTGACATAGACAATATAACTATCGAAGCTGGTGAAATGCCCCGCGAAATGGAACTACAAGCAATGCGGGTAATGTCCGACTTTGATGAAGGTAGGGATATTCCGATGGTTGTCTCCTACCCAGAAGCACAACTACAACACGGTACGATGTATTTCAACGATGCTCGCGGTTTGCACCAAACAGTTAGACGTAAAACAGAAGGACTAAGAATTTCAGTAGATTTTAGATTTCGCAGAAAATTCAACGAAGCATACCGGGCAATGGTACCACCGAGTATTGGTGGTATAGAACAAGATATGAGCATACCTTACCAAGAGTGGTTGAAGGTAGGTAAGGAAACATTAATTATATTTGATGAAACTGTTGAACAGACAAAGGCAAGGCAGAAAGTAGGAAGCCCAGTTCCACTCTATACGCGTGGATATCGTCTCCTAAAAATGTTTGATTAAACCTTTTGCACTCGTTCGATTTTCAAACAAGCCGATTTTTACAAGAACACTATAAATAGACTAAAAACACAGATCCCCGACTTTTACAAAAAGTCGAGGATCTTACATTGAGATAATAATACGAAAAAGAGGTCAAACAGACCTCTTGCAACTCCCTACAATAATTTGGTCTATAGCAATTACATTAAGCTAAACCAGTATTTGTTCCTTGCTTACCAGTAGCTAATTCTACTTTAACGATTTTGCCGCCCATTTTTTGAATACGTTGCTGTTCGCGGAACCAGTTTTCATAAGGAACTAACTTAGTGAAGTAAGTATTTTGCAATTCCCGTTGAGTGCGAATTCTAGTTTGGCTGGGAACGCAAGCAGTAATTTTAAATAAGCGCGACATTGTCGTAAATCTCCTGTAGCGAAAGTGAAAACTTTTTTATTTCAAAATCTTGTCTTTTTTGCCTTTATTCATTCCAAGGCTGGAAATCAAGCGTCAATACTAGACAGTTATCACTCATCATTCATTTATTTAGCTTGATAAGCGACATAACACCCTAGCACTCACGACTGATTTCCAGACCTTAATCTAAAGTCGCACCTAAACTCTTAAGCGCAAACTATCTCCTAGCTCAAACCAGAGCTGATATAGTCGAAGTAAACACCCATTTCTTTACCAGCGTCAGGGCCTACCAAGCTAGCGGTTACTTCCTTCATTGATTGGATAGCTTGTACGGTAGCGCCGATGGGTACACCCAGGGAGTTGTAGGTTTCCTTCAAGCCATTGAGTACGCGCTCGTCCAAAATGGAGGGATCGCCAGCCAACATAGCATAGGTAGCGTAGCGGAGGTAGTAATCCAAGTCGCGGATGCAAGCAGCATAGCGGCGAGTGGTATACATGTTACCGCCGGGACGGGTGATATCAGAGTACAGGAGGGACTTAGCCACAGCTTCTTTCACGATCGCAGCAGCATTAGCAGCGATGGTGGTAGCAGCACGTACACGTAGTTCTCCAGTCGAGAAGTAGCCCTTGAGCTTCTCTAGAGCAGCAGTGTCCAAGTACTTACCTTGAACGTCTGAAGAATTAATAACAGCGGTAATTGCGTCTTGCATGTTGTTATTTCCTTATTTCCAACTTTATTGCAATACTTCTGTTTCAGCACAGAAACAGCTTTACCTACGCCAAAGCACCAGCGACGTAATCGAAGTAAGCGCCTGCTTCAGAAGCATCATCAGCAGACAACAGGGAAGCAGCAACATTCTTCATTGCGCTTACACCAGCAGCAACGGCATCGATGGGAGTACCGAGAGACTTGTACATTTCACGAACACCCACAATACCAATTTCTTCGATTGGGGTAACATCACCAGCTACAACACCGTAGGTAACAAGGCGGAGGTAGTAATCTAGGTCGCGTAAGCAGGTAGCGGTCATTTCTTGACCGTAAGCGTTGCCACCAGGAGAAACAACATCAGGGCGCTTTTGGAAGAGCTGATCGCCAGCTTGCTTAACAATCCGCTCACGGTTGTCTGTCAAAACCTGAGCAATCCGTAGGCGCTTTTCACCACCAGAAACAAAGCTCTTAATCCGATCCAGTTCGCCAGGGCTGAGATAGCGGGCTTCTGCATCTGCATTCACGATGGACTTCGTGACGATACTCATTAATGGATTCCTCCAATACGAATAAAACCAGAATTTGATTAAACTGGTGCGACTTCTAAGTGGCTGATTTTGCTTGTCTCCGCTTTTTTAGACTCAGCAGTTATATAAGATGCTGGAAATATTACATTCCGAGCCTGCTTGAGTAATTACGAGTAAACAAGCTTTATAAATTCAGCTACCTTCCGGAATTATTTTCGGGCATTATGTTGAGCATTTATGACTGCTTTTAACAGTTTGTAACATTACTTTTCATGTTTAAGGTCGCACCACTATTCTGAAAGCCATGTTACGAAAAGTTGCAACAAGAGCCAGAACAAGCTAGAGGAGCCGAGGGACCGTACAACTCCCCTGGTTTCCTCTGCTGTAAAACTACCAAAAGATAGCCAAAGAAAATGAAAAGTTTTTAACCTTGGCTATAGCGCCCAGTTAATACAGATGGAGACAAGCTAGACCAAGACTGCTTGACTAAGTCTGCTGCTGCCTTGACACTGCCGAGGTAGTTACCCGCAGGTAGGGACGGATAGCGCTGGTAAGGCACTACATCCTCACCAAAGTAACGGGCATACTCTGGGCTGTTCACCATCGCCTCTACAGCTGCTTTCAAGCCACCATCAGCCAGTAGTTTGTTGTACTGGCGAATTTCTGCCTGAGTAGCTGGTGCGCGTCCCAACAGGTGACGGAAGAG from Chlorogloeopsis sp. ULAP01 includes:
- a CDS encoding phycobilisome linker polypeptide, with amino-acid sequence MSRLFKITACVPSQTRIRTQRELQNTYFTKLVPYENWFREQQRIQKMGGKIVKVELATGKQGTNTGLA
- a CDS encoding heme NO-binding domain-containing protein is translated as MYGLVNKAIQDMVCSQFDEKIWEEIKQKAEIEVDVFIRMEAYPDDITHRLVKAASAVLNLSPQAIMQAFGEYWVQYTAQEGYGELMDMSGDNLVEFLENLDNLHARVGISFPKLQPPSFECTDTEEDTLSLHYRSNREGLAPMVIGLVKGLGTRFDTEVDITQTQSREEGAEHDEFLVKYKPQ
- the apcB gene encoding allophycocyanin subunit beta → MQDAITAVINSSDVQGKYLDTAALEKLKGYFSTGELRVRAATTIAANAAAIVKEAVAKSLLYSDITRPGGNMYTTRRYAACIRDLDYYLRYATYAMLAGDPSILDERVLNGLKETYNSLGVPIGATVQAIQSMKEVTASLVGPDAGKEMGVYFDYISSGLS
- a CDS encoding glycosyltransferase; its protein translation is MPSTVSARGNDIDREIFPPGDFARLQWTLQNASMITAVSADMAGKVNLLSGRNDVVVLKNTVNIEIFCPSLLTKKGEVTRESLGVAPQEVVLGFCGELREKKGQQFLLNALTRIRTQRPACLLIIGEIRAVEESVLQSYKTQYPENALRIIITGHLSNPKVIAQHLQLCDVYLQPSLWEGMPNALLEAMACGCCCIASDAGGIAEVISHGENGFLISRSHLHKLGEAVLDYLAMTPEAKNRISQAARDRILKQHSILQEKQQLQTIIERLIPNSV
- a CDS encoding ATP-binding protein; translation: MILTQLSLSFDSFAKVFPFHFVINRKLEIIQVGSVLERICPKEIIGNYFEQYFQINRPNISINFDAVIKQSRALFILEFLHNGMQLKGQMIYQLEQDLVFFIGSPWITDTNSLAPFGLKLKDFAIHDPIVDFIFLLQAKNIALADNEKLTAELTQQQMELKSALQIKENLAKIAKSQAERLKKSLVELQDAQAQLVQAEKMSSLGQMVAGIAHEINNPINFIYGNINYVEEYAQDLLNLVKIYQRYNCNQISEIQDYLKKIDLEYLTDDLPQIINSIKIGAERITEIVLSLRNFSRLDEAEMKRVDIHEGIDSTLLILQHRLKTQSNRSGIEIMKKYENLPLVECYPGQLNQVFMNVISNAIDALDGHKSTNSMADNQAPQSKITIATELLENHSVLIRIADNGSGIPDAIKSQIFDPFFTTKPVGKGTGLGLSISYKIVVEKHKGQLSCVSQPDQGTEFQITIPLSVDSQTVKNVESLNYVMQES
- a CDS encoding iron-containing redox enzyme family protein — encoded protein: MKNLSSFNKVQESLRGITANHPLWNHEFLSRCRARQLSLQEVQILAVQMYKFSKEFNRILASILSCCKDESAQLVILENLFDEMGQGDLNQSHPELFRRFTRVLGIDDEILAIQAPTLETQALVNTYLQIPHKYGFLGALGAVCYASEGIVSTLYTQLYQGIIGAAPLPKESLIFFEVHIDVDDSHAAKLAALIEPRLTTNDELDKIKLAILEAMNARVQFFNGVQRQINESSLITNSLMLMNV
- a CDS encoding glycosyltransferase family 4 protein; amino-acid sequence: MSKSRLAYVSFDNFPGSKGAAIHIAAFSQALAATFGDVQLVTVSPTVEILKENEIYPQVRQTMLPAIGKTLIHRVLSFRRSLQMWFQGKRFEVVQIRSIYEGLPIALNKKQYCDRLIFEVNGLPSIELKYRYPAIADDKELLHKLRSQEQICLEVADLIVTPSTITSQYLQSRGISSQKIRVIPNGVDLKVFTYFSGAISCSLGFLSSLQDKFLPGWDTGNTPLQMLYFGTLSPWQGVNLAIEALQLINQNFPAYLTVIGQARNYQIKALQKLAFKLGVADKLIILEPMSQSLLVKYIHASNLVLAPLTPSDRNLVQGCCPLKILEAMATGIPVIASDLPVVRELGVDGVHFLLVKPGSAKAIKDAALRLRQEPQLTKQLTTNARKRIEETYTWESAGKALIAAYTELGIKRSIMV
- a CDS encoding class I SAM-dependent methyltransferase: MTSSNNHNSTKNLYDRTASQWVRGEPASLSDFTARPFVLELCEPVRGLRVLDLGCGEGYCSRELRKRGAAQVFGMDISEGMIAAASLQEAEVSLGIHYQVGCATELKQFGDRTFDLVVAVFLFNYLTTAQTQQCIAEVARILCPGGKFVFSVPHPSFPYMREAAYPFYFEVKGRGYFSKRDWQFPGRIWKRDGSWLNVQLVHKTLEDYFDALKKAGFNTMPNLKELRVTPEHIALDELFFRPLIDLPLHLAIQVSR
- the apcA gene encoding allophycocyanin subunit alpha codes for the protein MSIVTKSIVNADAEARYLSPGELDRIKSFVSGGEKRLRIAQVLTDNRERIVKQAGDQLFQKRPDVVSPGGNAYGQEMTATCLRDLDYYLRLVTYGVVAGDVTPIEEIGIVGVREMYKSLGTPIDAVAAGVSAMKNVAASLLSADDASEAGAYFDYVAGALA